Proteins from a single region of Phycisphaeraceae bacterium D3-23:
- a CDS encoding monovalent cation/H+ antiporter complex subunit F encodes MTLAPILIAAADASHSAAESAAPSAAQPWLMLLVQVGVGVLVLSILLCLWRMIRGPHLADRVLAGDTMAMLVAGLVIVLAIKLDSALFYDAAIVVSILGFASTVAFAQYIGAKHKSSDRDGEPGDAIHNRPGLLRPTPGPNKPRGGDA; translated from the coding sequence GTGACGCTTGCCCCCATCCTGATCGCTGCGGCCGATGCGTCGCACAGCGCCGCCGAGTCCGCCGCCCCCAGCGCGGCGCAGCCCTGGCTGATGCTGCTCGTGCAGGTCGGCGTGGGCGTGCTGGTGCTGTCGATCCTGCTGTGTCTTTGGCGGATGATCCGCGGGCCGCACCTGGCCGACCGCGTGCTCGCGGGCGACACGATGGCGATGCTCGTGGCGGGGCTCGTAATCGTGCTGGCGATTAAGCTCGACAGCGCGCTGTTCTACGACGCGGCGATCGTCGTTTCGATCCTCGGCTTCGCAAGCACCGTCGCCTTTGCGCAGTACATCGGCGCGAAGCACAAATCCAGTGACCGCGACGGCGAGCCGGGCGACGCGATCCACAACCGGCCGGGCCTGTTGCGTCCCACGCCCGGGCCAAACAAACCGCGCGGGGGGGACGCCTGA
- the yacG gene encoding DNA gyrase inhibitor YacG has translation MKNETTHPVKTHCPICKAVADHNNPHYPFCSKRCQTIDLGRWADGQYKITRPIEQRDLEEGVD, from the coding sequence ATGAAGAACGAGACGACCCACCCTGTGAAGACGCACTGCCCGATCTGCAAGGCAGTGGCGGACCACAACAACCCGCACTACCCGTTCTGCTCGAAACGCTGCCAGACGATCGACCTTGGCCGCTGGGCGGATGGCCAATACAAGATCACCCGCCCGATCGAGCAGCGCGACCTGGAGGAGGGTGTAGATTGA
- a CDS encoding Fur family transcriptional regulator, translating into MTDTRQRPAGTYPVTTVNEDDGLILPMCAIFRRFLKRQGLKFTTERALILDAVLSKQGVFEADELLVEMKEAEHRVSKATIYRTLKHLLEAKIIKEVLIDSSRAHYQLAFGRKATGHLVCMETGQIIEFPTEELNALMERVCQEHGYEPLSHRFVIYGSSPAAQKIEQAEAGDEG; encoded by the coding sequence ATGACCGACACCCGCCAACGCCCCGCCGGCACGTACCCCGTCACGACCGTCAACGAGGACGACGGGCTCATCCTCCCGATGTGCGCGATCTTCCGCCGGTTCCTCAAACGACAGGGGCTCAAGTTCACCACCGAACGCGCGCTGATCCTTGACGCGGTGTTGAGCAAGCAAGGCGTGTTCGAGGCCGACGAGTTGCTTGTCGAGATGAAAGAGGCCGAGCACCGCGTCTCCAAGGCCACGATCTACCGCACGCTCAAGCACCTGCTCGAAGCCAAGATCATCAAAGAGGTCCTGATCGATTCCTCCCGTGCCCACTACCAGCTCGCGTTCGGCCGAAAGGCCACAGGCCATCTCGTGTGCATGGAGACCGGCCAGATTATCGAGTTCCCCACCGAAGAGCTCAACGCCCTCATGGAACGCGTCTGCCAAGAGCATGGCTACGAACCCCTCAGCCACCGCTTCGTCATCTACGGCTCCAGCCCGGCGGCGCAAAAGATCGAACAGGCGGAGGCGGGGGATGAGGGGTGA
- a CDS encoding proton-conducting transporter membrane subunit: MNPNLIILLCVIPLVAGVLNVFLINRRTASRIVGIASYVAVLGLALRFLLYTAPLDGAASILVSQMGDWQAPFGITIVFDSLSGLLIAAAATVALCSYIHSFSSLDPAVERRYYHPLMQMLLFGVNMSFLTGDLFNLFVAFEVMLMSSYALLVIGTGLKQMRQAYKYILLNVLASTVFLMAAGMVYGMFGTLNIADLARIVAEIEADPMRSLPAGFTALSVMFLLVFGLKGAFFPLWFWLPDTYYTIPIAVAGLFGGLLTKVGVYTVARLFPLIFASDGTGSLIDGVYTGGMSQTIQVILIVAAAFTMFLAVLGAVSQHEVRRILSIHVISQVGYMVFGIAVMSGNALAGCAFYMVQHMVVKCALFLCCGVMEKHAGSDDLDKLGGLLKRDWKLGVLFFIAAMSLVGLPPLSGFFGKMVIIREGFSEGQWYLAVVGLVTGALTLLSMLKIWSYGYWNPSPQDGYPAKTEPARVRSGNRAAYLGIAMLVAAALFLGFGAEQVYTVAFKAGDQLQNPKAYVTAVLGEDAYDHAEHLILVHHEDTQTPETAAKTDADITPAPQPADTAEGADAVGRIARASQAEVSP; this comes from the coding sequence ATGAACCCAAACCTCATCATCCTGCTCTGCGTGATCCCGCTCGTGGCGGGCGTGCTCAACGTGTTCCTGATTAACCGCAGGACCGCGTCGCGCATCGTCGGCATCGCGAGCTACGTCGCGGTGCTCGGGCTCGCGCTACGCTTCCTGCTGTACACTGCGCCGCTCGACGGCGCGGCTTCGATCCTCGTCTCGCAGATGGGCGACTGGCAAGCGCCCTTCGGCATCACGATCGTCTTTGACTCGCTCTCCGGGCTCCTCATCGCCGCGGCCGCAACGGTCGCGCTGTGCAGCTACATCCACAGCTTCTCCTCGCTCGACCCCGCCGTCGAACGCCGCTACTACCACCCGCTGATGCAGATGCTTCTGTTCGGCGTCAACATGAGCTTCCTCACGGGCGACCTGTTCAACCTCTTCGTCGCCTTCGAGGTGATGCTCATGTCCAGCTACGCGCTGCTGGTCATCGGCACCGGGCTCAAGCAGATGCGCCAGGCCTACAAGTACATCCTGCTCAACGTACTCGCATCGACCGTCTTCCTCATGGCGGCCGGCATGGTCTACGGCATGTTCGGCACACTCAACATCGCAGACCTCGCCCGCATCGTCGCGGAGATCGAGGCCGACCCGATGCGCTCGTTGCCCGCCGGTTTCACCGCCTTGTCGGTCATGTTCCTGCTGGTCTTCGGGCTCAAGGGCGCGTTCTTCCCGCTGTGGTTCTGGCTCCCCGACACGTACTACACCATCCCGATCGCCGTCGCCGGGCTCTTCGGCGGGCTGCTCACCAAGGTCGGCGTCTACACGGTCGCCCGCCTCTTCCCGCTCATCTTCGCGAGCGACGGCACGGGCTCGCTGATCGACGGCGTCTACACCGGCGGGATGTCGCAGACGATCCAGGTCATCCTCATCGTCGCCGCCGCGTTCACCATGTTCCTCGCGGTCCTGGGCGCGGTCTCGCAGCACGAGGTCCGCCGCATCCTCTCCATCCACGTCATCAGCCAGGTCGGGTACATGGTCTTCGGCATCGCCGTCATGTCCGGCAACGCGCTGGCGGGCTGCGCGTTCTACATGGTCCAGCACATGGTCGTGAAGTGCGCGCTCTTCCTGTGCTGCGGTGTCATGGAAAAACACGCGGGCAGCGACGACCTCGACAAGCTCGGCGGGCTGCTCAAACGCGACTGGAAGCTCGGCGTCCTCTTCTTCATCGCCGCGATGTCGCTTGTCGGGCTCCCGCCGCTCTCGGGCTTCTTCGGCAAGATGGTCATCATCCGCGAAGGGTTCAGCGAAGGTCAGTGGTACCTCGCCGTCGTCGGGCTCGTCACCGGCGCGCTCACGCTGCTCTCCATGCTCAAGATCTGGAGCTACGGCTACTGGAACCCATCGCCCCAAGACGGCTACCCCGCGAAGACCGAGCCCGCGCGGGTCCGAAGCGGCAACCGCGCCGCGTACCTCGGGATCGCGATGCTCGTCGCGGCCGCGCTATTCCTGGGCTTCGGTGCCGAGCAGGTCTACACCGTCGCGTTCAAGGCCGGGGACCAGTTACAAAACCCCAAGGCCTACGTCACGGCCGTGCTGGGTGAGGACGCCTACGACCACGCCGAGCACCTGATCCTTGTGCACCACGAAGACACGCAGACGCCTGAAACCGCGGCAAAAACCGACGCCGACATCACGCCCGCCCCGCAACCGGCCGATACCGCCGAAGGCGCGGACGCGGTCGGACGCATCGCCCGCGCCAGCCAAGCGGAGGTGTCCCCATGA
- a CDS encoding Glu/Leu/Phe/Val dehydrogenase translates to MADTTSHGILSELGFRYDPSNLYQQVATQVLNAGELLKLPRHLQLIMAQPKNEIMVHYPVRMDDGTYRLFKGYRVQHNNLLGPYKGGIRYHEDVSLDDVKTLAMLMTMKCALVRLPFGGGKGGVQIDPRSITEGELMRMTRRFISALGDNIGPSYDIPAPDVGTNAQIMGWMADTYINITGRIQRRDGVAVVTGKPLAFGGSEGREKATGQGLVFVIEVLLPEMGIELNNMTYSVVGYGNVGSWTARLLKERGSTLKAVIDHTGAIRNDNGMDAEKLAAHVRKTGGIKGYTEADEITEDAFYKTEVDVMVPAALEQMIDSQKAQIINAKVLAEGANAPNTPGADRILDERGIQVLPAILCNAGGVTVSYFEWRQNRQAERWAAAEIDDELRRHMHAAADRVKDMARKLKCDMRTAAFCSAQEHIGEVYAIRGIFP, encoded by the coding sequence ATGGCAGACACGACCTCACACGGCATCCTCTCCGAGCTCGGCTTCCGCTACGACCCCTCGAACCTGTACCAGCAGGTCGCGACGCAGGTACTCAACGCCGGCGAGCTGCTCAAGCTGCCGCGCCACCTGCAGCTCATCATGGCCCAGCCCAAGAACGAGATCATGGTGCACTACCCCGTCCGTATGGACGACGGCACGTACCGCCTGTTCAAGGGCTACCGCGTGCAGCACAACAACCTGCTGGGCCCGTACAAGGGCGGTATCCGCTACCACGAAGACGTCTCGCTCGACGATGTGAAAACACTCGCGATGCTGATGACGATGAAGTGTGCGCTCGTGCGGCTGCCGTTCGGCGGCGGCAAGGGCGGGGTGCAGATCGACCCGCGCTCGATCACGGAGGGCGAGCTGATGCGCATGACCCGCCGGTTCATCAGCGCGCTGGGCGACAACATCGGGCCCAGCTACGACATCCCCGCGCCCGATGTCGGCACCAACGCGCAGATCATGGGCTGGATGGCGGACACCTACATCAACATCACCGGCCGGATCCAGCGGCGCGACGGCGTCGCGGTCGTGACGGGTAAGCCCCTCGCGTTCGGCGGGTCCGAAGGCCGTGAAAAAGCGACGGGCCAGGGGCTCGTGTTTGTGATCGAAGTCCTGCTGCCCGAGATGGGGATCGAGCTCAACAACATGACCTACAGCGTGGTCGGCTACGGCAACGTCGGCTCGTGGACGGCCCGGCTTCTGAAAGAGCGGGGCTCGACGCTCAAGGCCGTGATCGACCACACCGGCGCGATCCGCAACGACAACGGGATGGACGCCGAGAAGCTCGCGGCGCATGTCCGCAAGACCGGCGGGATCAAGGGCTACACCGAGGCCGACGAGATCACCGAAGACGCTTTCTACAAGACCGAGGTGGACGTGATGGTCCCCGCCGCGCTGGAGCAGATGATCGACAGCCAGAAGGCGCAGATCATCAACGCGAAGGTCCTGGCGGAAGGAGCGAACGCGCCGAACACGCCGGGCGCGGACCGCATCCTCGACGAGCGGGGGATCCAGGTCCTGCCCGCGATCTTGTGCAACGCGGGCGGCGTGACGGTGAGCTACTTTGAATGGCGGCAGAACCGGCAGGCCGAGCGCTGGGCTGCGGCGGAGATCGACGACGAGCTACGTCGCCACATGCACGCCGCAGCCGACCGGGTCAAGGACATGGCCCGCAAGCTCAAATGCGACATGCGTACCGCCGCGTTCTGTTCCGCGCAGGAACACATCGGCGAGGTCTACGCGATCCGCGGGATCTTCCCGTAA
- the tsaE gene encoding tRNA (adenosine(37)-N6)-threonylcarbamoyltransferase complex ATPase subunit type 1 TsaE has translation MADVGEPLELESVNAEGTMRIGRAIGACCVAGDIIALDGELGAGKTQFVRGLAQGLGLDPRQVSSPTFVIVQEYDQPAPGSDTESAIEALIHIDAYRLRSAEDLESIGWEGDGSAMREGAVVAIEWASLLGSALPADRLAVRIEHEPSDCRHLSLIAQGRWRARIAQVREALAP, from the coding sequence ATGGCTGACGTCGGCGAACCGCTGGAATTGGAATCGGTGAACGCCGAGGGCACGATGCGCATCGGCCGGGCGATCGGCGCGTGCTGCGTGGCGGGCGATATCATCGCGCTCGACGGCGAATTGGGCGCGGGCAAGACGCAGTTCGTGCGCGGCCTGGCCCAGGGGCTCGGGCTTGACCCGCGGCAGGTGAGCAGCCCGACGTTTGTGATCGTGCAGGAGTACGACCAGCCCGCCCCCGGGAGCGATACAGAAAGTGCGATCGAAGCGCTGATCCACATCGACGCCTACCGCCTGCGCTCTGCCGAGGACCTCGAATCGATCGGCTGGGAGGGCGACGGCTCGGCGATGCGGGAAGGGGCCGTCGTCGCGATCGAGTGGGCGTCGCTCCTGGGCAGCGCCCTCCCGGCCGACCGGCTGGCGGTCCGGATCGAACACGAGCCCAGCGACTGCCGACACCTTTCACTGATTGCCCAGGGCCGCTGGCGGGCTAGAATAGCGCAGGTCCGCGAGGCCCTCGCCCCGTAG
- a CDS encoding Na+/H+ antiporter subunit E, with amino-acid sequence MMIRLLLNCAMTLLWMLLWQSASFLNGVLGFVVSALVITMTVRILNLGNAEDDAQAASVAPRRALHGVSYLLRLVNVLRFAVYFVYILIRANIDVAWEIITPGFHMKPRMIRYPVEGLTAVQVTTLANTITLTPGTLSADVDDAGTCLYIHAMYAEHRQDAIDQLDELRNRLMWLVFGQRPEDMDHDAAPTTAPTL; translated from the coding sequence ATGATGATCCGGCTGCTGCTCAACTGCGCGATGACGCTCCTCTGGATGCTGCTCTGGCAGAGCGCTTCGTTCCTCAACGGCGTACTGGGTTTTGTCGTCAGCGCACTCGTGATCACAATGACGGTCCGGATCCTCAACCTCGGGAACGCCGAGGACGACGCGCAGGCGGCATCTGTCGCCCCAAGGCGTGCGCTGCACGGCGTCAGCTACCTGCTGCGGCTGGTCAACGTGCTGCGCTTCGCGGTGTACTTCGTCTACATCCTCATCCGCGCGAACATCGACGTCGCGTGGGAGATCATCACGCCCGGCTTCCACATGAAGCCCCGCATGATCCGCTACCCCGTCGAGGGGCTCACCGCGGTACAGGTCACGACGCTGGCGAACACGATCACCCTGACGCCCGGCACGCTGAGCGCGGATGTTGACGACGCCGGCACGTGCCTCTACATCCATGCGATGTATGCTGAACACCGGCAGGACGCTATCGACCAGCTCGACGAGCTAAGAAACCGCCTGATGTGGCTGGTCTTTGGCCAGCGGCCCGAAGATATGGACCACGACGCGGCCCCGACCACCGCCCCGACGCTATGA
- the mnhG gene encoding monovalent cation/H(+) antiporter subunit G — protein MQLVLDILAIIALAIGLFFMLVGGIGVVRLPDTYHRLHAASKCSTLGLLGLVVAAMLHVGTLAVVTKSIAVIAFAFVAVPVGSHLLAKAAHRDKAPLWEGTLSDELADCEDEGACNADLGGAGETDEPGEPASKKKRKSSAA, from the coding sequence ATGCAGCTCGTCCTCGACATCCTGGCCATCATCGCGCTCGCGATCGGGCTGTTCTTCATGCTCGTCGGCGGCATCGGCGTCGTCCGTCTGCCCGACACCTACCACCGCCTGCACGCGGCGAGCAAGTGCTCCACGCTCGGGCTGCTCGGTCTCGTCGTTGCCGCGATGCTGCACGTCGGGACCCTGGCCGTCGTGACCAAGTCCATCGCGGTCATCGCGTTCGCATTCGTCGCGGTCCCGGTGGGCTCGCACCTGCTGGCCAAGGCCGCGCACCGCGACAAGGCCCCGCTGTGGGAGGGCACGCTCAGCGACGAGCTGGCCGACTGCGAGGACGAAGGCGCGTGCAACGCCGACCTCGGCGGTGCGGGCGAGACGGATGAACCCGGTGAGCCCGCCTCAAAAAAAAAGCGTAAGTCCAGCGCCGCCTGA
- the nadD gene encoding nicotinate (nicotinamide) nucleotide adenylyltransferase: MQDLTGYNSILIFGGSFDPPHVAHTLLPRWVAHQLDIEAVAFIPAGRAPHKLDREQTDPQHRLAMVRLALTDESDAVMGLPEAVVLTDEIDRDPGEPSYTVETLARLHERVGDDTTLRLLFGGDQLHIFGQWREPERVVALAEPVVMVRPPDTSASLLAALPDDDARALWAPRLIEVPRIDLSSTDIRRRIAQGQDTDGLVAPGVAAYIEAHGLYR, from the coding sequence ATGCAAGACCTGACCGGCTACAACTCGATCCTGATCTTCGGCGGCAGCTTCGACCCGCCGCACGTGGCGCACACGCTGCTGCCGCGCTGGGTCGCGCACCAGCTGGACATTGAGGCGGTCGCGTTCATCCCCGCCGGGCGAGCGCCGCACAAGCTCGACCGCGAGCAGACCGACCCGCAGCACCGGCTGGCGATGGTCCGGCTGGCCCTCACGGACGAATCCGACGCCGTCATGGGGCTGCCCGAGGCGGTCGTGCTCACCGACGAGATCGACCGCGACCCCGGCGAGCCCAGCTACACCGTCGAGACCCTGGCCCGGCTGCACGAGCGCGTCGGCGACGACACCACGCTCCGCCTGCTCTTTGGCGGGGATCAGCTCCACATCTTTGGCCAGTGGCGTGAGCCCGAGCGCGTCGTCGCGCTGGCCGAGCCGGTGGTGATGGTGCGGCCGCCGGACACGAGCGCGTCGCTGCTCGCGGCGCTGCCCGATGACGACGCCCGCGCGTTGTGGGCACCCCGGCTGATCGAGGTCCCGCGCATCGATCTCAGCTCGACCGATATCCGCCGGCGCATCGCGCAGGGTCAAGACACCGACGGCCTGGTCGCGCCGGGCGTCGCGGCATACATCGAAGCGCATGGATTGTATCGGTAG
- a CDS encoding NADH-quinone oxidoreductase subunit C: protein MNLDHPTIPLIKAAFADRQLFATEFRGETTVLVNKDDAHDVLAFLKLNEACCYDFLSDITAVDYLNYPAPRGQPDGMPTGRFGVVYNLLGTGHNGPESKRIFIKAMLDPTLPTDGIEDDPALHIQSVTDLWEGAEWLEREVYDMFGIHFDQHPDHRRILTWEKYPAHPLRKDYPVKGRGEREDYRVIERDSA from the coding sequence ATGAACCTCGACCACCCCACGATCCCGCTGATCAAAGCCGCGTTCGCCGACCGCCAGCTCTTCGCCACCGAGTTCCGCGGCGAGACGACGGTGCTGGTCAACAAAGACGATGCACACGATGTCCTCGCGTTCCTCAAGCTTAACGAGGCGTGCTGCTACGACTTCCTGAGCGACATCACGGCCGTGGACTACCTCAACTACCCCGCGCCGCGCGGCCAGCCCGACGGCATGCCGACCGGCCGATTCGGCGTCGTCTACAACCTGCTGGGCACCGGGCACAACGGCCCAGAAAGCAAACGCATCTTCATCAAGGCGATGCTCGACCCGACCCTGCCGACCGACGGGATCGAGGACGACCCCGCGCTTCATATCCAGTCCGTGACCGACCTGTGGGAAGGGGCCGAGTGGCTCGAGCGCGAGGTCTACGATATGTTCGGCATCCACTTCGATCAGCACCCCGACCACCGCCGGATCCTGACGTGGGAGAAGTACCCCGCGCACCCGCTGCGCAAGGACTACCCCGTCAAGGGCCGGGGCGAACGCGAAGACTACCGCGTGATCGAACGTGACTCGGCGTAG
- the thiL gene encoding thiamine-phosphate kinase, which translates to MKEFELIAAIVASNAKLPSHVVVPPGDDMAVLRIGGAEVLIAVDQVIAGVHYDPANTSLEKVGRKAVCRNLSDVAAMAAKPSGMVCCAALPRSMGEHEAKRLLEAVRAAGERYGCPLVGGDTGMHDGPLTLSVTVLAEPDGIAPVTRQGAKPGDLLYVTGELGGTQIEHRGTTKHLDFEPRLSIARRLAGDAATRPSAMIDLSDGLARDVRHLTAHAQIAAEDLPVAPAAHAAATQSGEPENRHALGDGEDHELLFAIDPAQRDAVNALSSDALGLTCIGRVTDAGGLVVTQAGEPIDLAGLGWEHTDG; encoded by the coding sequence GTGAAAGAGTTTGAACTGATCGCCGCGATCGTCGCGTCCAACGCGAAGCTGCCCAGCCATGTCGTTGTCCCGCCGGGCGACGACATGGCCGTGCTTCGCATCGGTGGGGCGGAGGTACTGATCGCCGTGGACCAGGTGATCGCGGGCGTGCACTATGACCCGGCCAATACTTCACTTGAAAAAGTCGGGCGCAAGGCCGTGTGCCGGAACCTCTCCGATGTCGCGGCGATGGCGGCGAAGCCCAGCGGGATGGTCTGCTGCGCCGCGCTGCCCAGGTCGATGGGCGAACACGAGGCCAAACGCCTGCTCGAAGCGGTGCGCGCGGCCGGCGAGCGCTACGGCTGCCCGCTGGTCGGCGGCGACACGGGGATGCACGACGGGCCGTTGACACTCAGCGTGACAGTACTCGCCGAGCCCGACGGCATCGCGCCGGTGACGCGGCAGGGGGCAAAGCCCGGTGATCTGCTTTATGTCACGGGCGAACTCGGCGGTACGCAGATCGAGCACCGCGGCACAACCAAACACCTCGACTTCGAGCCGCGGCTAAGCATCGCCCGCCGCCTTGCGGGTGACGCGGCCACGAGGCCCAGCGCGATGATCGACCTGTCCGACGGGCTCGCGCGTGACGTTCGGCACCTCACGGCCCACGCCCAGATCGCCGCCGAAGACCTGCCGGTTGCACCCGCCGCGCACGCCGCCGCGACACAGTCGGGCGAGCCCGAAAATCGCCACGCATTAGGGGATGGCGAGGACCACGAGCTGTTGTTCGCGATTGATCCGGCGCAGCGCGACGCGGTGAACGCTTTATCTAGCGATGCGCTCGGACTGACTTGCATCGGCCGCGTTACCGACGCTGGCGGGCTCGTTGTGACTCAGGCCGGCGAGCCGATCGACCTCGCAGGCCTGGGCTGGGAGCACACCGATGGCTGA
- a CDS encoding homoserine dehydrogenase → MSNKPLGVGMVGLGTVGRGVAALLRDEATLYAERCGRGVELRRVCVRDVDKAKASGAVDAGIVTDTIDDLLDDDGIDVVVEVAGGVDPVGGFVERALKAGKHVVTANKTLLAERGAALFALAREHGVCIAFEASCGGGIPCVTALTQGLMANQIDGLYGILNGTCNYILTEMTRGGKSYADALAEAQAAGFAEADPKADVSGADAAQKLAVLASLAFGVRLTGEQVPTTGIEQLSPGDIAAAGELGYDIKLLASAERWPGQRWVNAEVRPCFVKKDELLAQVRGAYNALSVHGHAVGHVLLYGQGAGQLPTASAVIADVIAVANGSAPMAFLNMRLTPDFAQPAALVDPADTESAYYLRMETVDRPGVMAQVTRLLGDRGISLSAVLQHESRSGEVVSLVVTTHTARRGDVQDAAQAIAQLEAIQAEPVVIRVMELPG, encoded by the coding sequence GTGTCGAACAAGCCGCTGGGTGTCGGGATGGTCGGGCTGGGCACGGTGGGGCGTGGGGTCGCGGCGCTGCTGCGTGACGAGGCGACGCTGTATGCCGAGCGGTGCGGGCGCGGGGTCGAGCTTCGCCGGGTCTGCGTACGGGATGTGGACAAGGCCAAGGCGTCGGGCGCGGTCGATGCTGGGATCGTGACCGATACGATCGACGACCTGCTGGATGATGATGGCATCGATGTCGTCGTCGAGGTGGCGGGCGGGGTAGACCCGGTCGGCGGTTTCGTCGAGCGGGCGCTCAAGGCGGGCAAGCACGTGGTGACGGCGAACAAGACGCTCCTGGCCGAGCGGGGCGCGGCGCTGTTCGCGCTGGCGCGTGAGCACGGCGTGTGCATCGCGTTCGAGGCGTCGTGCGGCGGCGGGATCCCGTGCGTCACCGCGCTCACGCAGGGGCTCATGGCCAACCAGATCGACGGGCTGTACGGGATCCTGAACGGCACGTGCAACTACATCCTGACCGAGATGACGCGCGGCGGGAAGTCGTATGCCGACGCGCTCGCCGAGGCGCAGGCGGCGGGCTTCGCCGAGGCGGACCCCAAGGCCGACGTGTCGGGCGCGGACGCCGCGCAGAAGCTCGCGGTGCTGGCTTCGCTGGCGTTTGGTGTTCGGCTGACGGGTGAGCAGGTACCGACGACGGGGATCGAGCAGCTCTCGCCGGGCGATATCGCGGCGGCGGGGGAGCTGGGCTACGACATCAAGCTGCTGGCGAGCGCGGAGCGTTGGCCCGGTCAGCGTTGGGTCAATGCGGAGGTTCGGCCGTGCTTTGTGAAGAAGGATGAGCTGTTGGCGCAGGTGCGCGGCGCGTACAACGCGCTATCGGTCCATGGCCACGCGGTGGGCCACGTCCTGCTCTACGGCCAGGGCGCGGGCCAGTTGCCGACCGCCAGCGCCGTTATTGCGGATGTGATTGCGGTGGCGAACGGCAGCGCGCCGATGGCGTTTTTGAATATGCGGCTGACACCGGACTTCGCCCAGCCCGCCGCGCTGGTCGATCCGGCCGACACGGAGAGCGCGTACTACCTGCGGATGGAGACGGTCGATCGGCCGGGCGTGATGGCGCAGGTCACACGCCTCCTCGGCGACCGGGGCATCTCGCTCTCGGCGGTCTTGCAGCACGAGTCGCGCTCGGGCGAGGTTGTTTCGCTCGTCGTCACCACCCACACCGCCCGGCGGGGCGATGTGCAGGACGCTGCCCAGGCGATCGCGCAGCTCGAAGCGATCCAGGCCGAGCCGGTGGTGATCCGGGTGATGGAGTTGCCGGGGTGA